GCTCACGGGTACGCTCTGGCTTTTCACGGTTGCCAAGCGCGAGAAAGCCGAAATGGGATGAAATTCAGCGTAGGGAATGGGCAGGCAGCTGGTGTGCGCACCGGCAGTTGCGGATGGTGCAGGATGATCGTCATTTGGGATGGGGAGTCCGCTGGGTTGGTGAAGCTTTGTTTCCCTGCACGAACAAAAAAAGCAAGGGATTCATCTTTGACTTGGGAACTCACAATCTATTACGAAAGACCGTGATGTTCGAGGAGTTTCCCCCAAAAAATAAACGAACATCGTACAATCCGTTAAGCCGGGTCAGGTTTCCCCACATTCGGGAGGTGCCTGCCGGCTCACGGCTGTGTTGCTTTATAGCGGGATTGTTTCTATCGTGCGCCCCACAACATCCAACCTAACCTATCCAAAAAAATATGAAACTGACGCGCAAGCACAGTAAAAGCAAGGAAGAAGTCCGGGAAGCGCTTGATAGTATTGCCGGCGATATGCAGAAGAAGTTTGGTATCGGCCATAAGTGGGAGGGCGAAACCCTGCGGTTTAACGGCAATCTCGTATCCGGCTATATCGCCAATTCGGGCGATGAGATCACGGTTGATCTGAAGAAGAGCTTTTTCCTGCCCGTGCCGGAATCCACCCTGAAGGGCTGGGTGGAAGAGTATTTTAACAAGTATTTGGGCTGAGGTTTAGCGGAGCTGATTGCGCAGGCGCTGTGCTTTCTGGGCTACCGATTCGCTGGGAAGTATTTCTTCGTCATCAATTTTGATGGTGCGGCGGCTTTCGGTGCCCGTGGTTTTGGAGGCTGGCTTTTGGTAGTCGGGGGCGAGCTCGCGCGCGTAGGCCGTTAGGTCCGTGATAATCCGCGTTATTGTTTGCTCTTCTTTTGACACCAGGTTCGTGAGATAGGTGCGGCTTACGCCAAAGCTCAGAATAAAAGCGGTGGTCATGATGAGCGCTGTGAGCATTGTGGAGTCGGTGCCAATATATCCGAAGATGCCGGCGGGAATCAGGAGCACAAATGCAAAAAGCCAGGCATAGCTGCCATAGTTTTCCCAGGTGCCGCCGTAGGTGTCGCGTTTGCTCACGCGGATGCGCAGGCGTCCGTTGCGGCCCTGGAAGAGTACGCGGGTGGTGGACATCTGCCATGAATCGGTGTAAATCCACTCTGTGGCGTGCTTGTTGCGCTTCACCCGGGCTTTGCCGGGGTAATCGCCGGTGAGGTTGTTCCACCAGGTTACGTCGTCTTCCGAGGTGCCGTGCTTGTGGTTGAGCTCGGTGATGAGGAGATCGATGAGGGCGGGCTCGGCATTGGCGTCAATCCAGCTTTCCGCGTAGATTTCGTTGCCGTCGATGATGGCTTTGCCTTCCGGGCTTGCGGTA
This genomic stretch from Cyclonatronum proteinivorum harbors:
- a CDS encoding polyhydroxyalkanoic acid system family protein, which codes for MKLTRKHSKSKEEVREALDSIAGDMQKKFGIGHKWEGETLRFNGNLVSGYIANSGDEITVDLKKSFFLPVPESTLKGWVEEYFNKYLG